A single genomic interval of Gossypium raimondii isolate GPD5lz chromosome 11, ASM2569854v1, whole genome shotgun sequence harbors:
- the LOC105802714 gene encoding AT-rich interactive domain-containing protein 2-like → MHSSMYNDHPKFRYNLRERSSSMKQLHLGKMASKGLDWSQSSSFGNHSHLNNSILSVDKNLRECSDFTTSSLMFNYNVDIQVPIGPLFQAEVLEWTGVALESDAKWLGTLIWPLEKNEYSFLIEGDRIGKGRQDSCSCQIRNSLQCVKFHVAEKRWEVKHELGPAFNQWNFDKMGEEVAFGWNEKEKDMFSSIVKSNPPLGKCFWDEIYNHFHDKSREEVVCYYFNVFLLQHRAYQNQVAPNSITYDDEEVVLGPESIGKGIGPKSYTSILIPLRKSQKKSKDALPQFSTEHFDKRWKSGSPFKEISGNESSNGEYFVLCNNLKRKNQKIDHTFNL, encoded by the coding sequence ATGCATTCGAGCATGTATAATGATCACCCTAAATTTAGGTATAATCTCAGAGAAAGGTCGAGTAGCATGAAGCAACTCCATTTAGGGAAAATGGCATCAAAGGGTCTTGATTGGTCACAGTCTTCTTCCTTTGGGAATCATAGCCACTTGAATAATTCTATATTAAGTGTTGACAAAAATTTGCGTGAATGTAGTGACTTTACAACTTCAAGTCTAATGTTCAATTATAATGTTGACATACAAGTTCCTATTGGGCCACTTTTTCAAGCTGAAGTACTAGAGTGGACTGGAGTAGCTTTAGAAAGTGATGCGAAATGGTTGGGTACTCTTATTTGGCCAttggaaaaaaatgaatatagtTTTTTGATTGAAGGGGATCGAATTGGAAAAGGAAGACAAGATTCATGTAGTTGTCAAATTCGAAATTCTTTACAATGTGTAAAATTTCATGTTGCTGAGAAAAGGTGGGAAGTAAAGCATGAGTTAGGACCAGCTTTCAACCAATGGAATTTTGATAAGATGGGTGAAGAAGTTGCATTTGGTTggaatgagaaagaaaaagatatgTTTTCATCAATAGTGAAGTCGAATCCTCCATTAGGAAAATGTTTTTGGGATGAAATATacaatcattttcatgacaaaAGTAGGGAAGAAGTTGTTTGCTATTATTTCAATGTCTTTCTTTTACAACATAGAGCGTACCAAAATCAAGTTGCTCCCAATAGCATTACCTACGATGATGAGGAAGTTGTATTAGGACCGGAATCAATTGGTAAAGGCATTGGGCCTAAATCTTACACTTCCATCTTAATTCCTTTAAGGAAGTCACAAAAGAAGTCAAAAGATGCTCTTCCTCAATTTAGTACGGAGCACTTTgacaaaagatggaaaagtggaAGTCCATTTAAAGAGATATCTGGAAACGAATCTTCCAATGGtgaatattttgttttatgcaaCAACTTAAAAAGGAAGAATCAAAAAATTGATCACACCTTTAATCTCTAG